A portion of the Fibrobacter sp. UWB16 genome contains these proteins:
- a CDS encoding DUF6577 family protein has product MDKDAILEKFQGGEVFDKPSFRQSVHSLYPDCSEAMINWLLHSFREKGILSSVGAGKYYVTSAHEATKKMYIYPHSPEFFDLETQITDRFPLLKFQMWELIQMNDFVNHQIAKNVIFIETENMMVNSVYEDLHTRHPYAMIEPDTALFYKLRGPDTDIVVQKLPSEAPAPLINHSCTLEKIVVDILSKKLTGQLIERSEYPAIYEGIFNKFHIDETRMFRYARRRNLYNALRSFIFEQTNIQLKTIQ; this is encoded by the coding sequence ATGGACAAGGACGCAATACTGGAAAAATTCCAAGGTGGCGAGGTCTTCGACAAGCCATCCTTTCGGCAGTCCGTTCATTCTCTCTATCCCGATTGTTCAGAAGCCATGATAAATTGGCTACTGCATTCGTTCCGAGAAAAGGGAATACTGTCATCCGTCGGTGCCGGGAAATACTATGTCACATCCGCTCACGAAGCGACGAAAAAGATGTACATCTACCCGCATTCCCCGGAATTTTTTGACCTAGAGACTCAAATCACAGATCGATTCCCTCTTTTAAAGTTCCAGATGTGGGAATTAATCCAGATGAACGATTTCGTAAACCACCAAATTGCAAAAAATGTCATCTTTATAGAAACAGAAAACATGATGGTCAACTCGGTTTACGAGGACTTGCATACAAGACACCCATACGCAATGATCGAGCCCGATACCGCCCTCTTTTACAAGTTGCGAGGTCCCGACACCGATATCGTTGTGCAAAAATTACCATCCGAAGCTCCGGCTCCACTCATAAATCATTCCTGCACTTTGGAGAAAATCGTTGTAGACATTCTATCCAAAAAACTGACAGGCCAATTAATTGAACGCAGTGAATATCCAGCAATTTACGAAGGCATATTCAATAAATTCCATATCGACGAAACTCGCATGTTCCGTTATGCCAGACGGCGGAACCTTTACAACGCTCTCCGCTCCTTTATTTTTGAGCAAACCAATATCCAGCTAAAAACGATTCAGTAA
- a CDS encoding nucleotidyl transferase AbiEii/AbiGii toxin family protein, which translates to MMISKSTYTTEHVNALRAKYQKDPSLLERVLFAFGLLEALARVGLPFLFKGGTSLMLIFERPLRLSTDIDILVNPGENVDHYIHEAAKIFPFKSFEEKHRIGPNNIEKRHFRFYYNSPLRNEEFYIILDIVYTENPYHLIETREINGELLLSDGSAVTVSMPSAECILGDKLTAFAPHTTGVPFGIDKELEIIKQLFDVAALTEKISNWESVVKTYDRIVLNEIGYRNIAISREEALLDTIQSCACIAGKGVYDKEEFSLFLKGIRSIGGHILSINYNLSIATEQACRVIHLASCLLTKRTYSPIQSPERYLAENISKSRYKKLSYMRSQNINAFAHLVEALRNLGEI; encoded by the coding sequence ATGATGATTTCAAAAAGCACCTACACTACAGAACACGTGAACGCCTTGCGTGCGAAATATCAAAAAGATCCATCCTTATTGGAGCGCGTTCTATTCGCGTTCGGATTACTAGAAGCTCTTGCCCGCGTAGGCTTGCCATTCTTATTCAAGGGCGGAACATCATTGATGCTGATTTTCGAACGACCATTAAGACTTTCAACTGACATTGACATCTTGGTAAATCCAGGAGAAAATGTTGACCACTACATCCACGAAGCAGCAAAAATTTTTCCTTTCAAGTCTTTTGAAGAAAAACATAGAATCGGGCCTAACAACATCGAAAAAAGGCACTTCAGATTTTATTACAACTCCCCCTTGAGGAATGAAGAATTTTACATCATTCTAGACATTGTCTATACAGAAAATCCATACCACTTGATTGAAACCCGAGAAATCAACGGAGAACTGTTACTTTCCGATGGTTCGGCCGTAACGGTATCAATGCCATCGGCAGAATGCATCTTGGGCGATAAATTGACAGCATTCGCCCCACACACAACAGGCGTCCCTTTCGGCATAGACAAGGAACTAGAAATAATCAAGCAACTGTTCGATGTAGCCGCACTTACCGAAAAAATTTCTAATTGGGAATCCGTGGTAAAGACTTATGACAGAATAGTTCTAAATGAAATCGGATATCGCAATATAGCCATCAGCCGAGAAGAAGCCCTTTTAGACACAATTCAGTCCTGCGCCTGTATCGCAGGCAAAGGCGTATACGACAAAGAGGAATTTTCACTATTTCTTAAAGGCATCCGATCCATTGGCGGGCACATTCTGTCGATAAATTACAACTTGTCAATTGCTACAGAACAGGCTTGTCGCGTAATACATCTCGCTTCATGTCTTCTGACAAAGCGAACCTACAGCCCCATTCAATCTCCAGAACGTTATCTTGCTGAAAATATCAGCAAGAGCAGGTACAAGAAGCTTTCATATATGCGAAGCCAAAACATCAATGCATTCGCGCATCTTGTTGAAGCTCTGCGAAACCTCGGAGAAATTTAG
- a CDS encoding response regulator, protein MINKDVNQQSWIEKSNAIIDSIADEFDCVCYVDLAKNLDEDDVDIFHASQFLVAHVPALRGERNLRKRFKLICDNFVCSEDRDDFRERTRREVIAQNLEKATQYIVPFRCELDGAEVYFQMNFFADRDKSGMLKGFVLRLRNVDRDIRSKQRYELERHLNENIVMKFGEKVESVFVFNPTKKTFRTLYCKDELKGLFPAEGKLNGIGGLVVMDVIHPADREMMMKGLDINNVLDRLSRERSFRYLFRDIAHGYARWYEARVMRFDIGDDNEFLVGFVNKNDEVINKKINEKVSEEFANIDLINLEENIIQVVRRSKYYNGVKEKDIIPFEVGFKNASAFVHEEFREQWNEFGSIENLKRIFATTDSREIVFKHLTGDGSYFWCRNVFRVLDRIDGVPVTLVMTATVVDRDQSERLSLNEKLVQQKKELEINLSIIDVLASEYSSVMYVNLMTKEVIPYSMNELSQRYYETMIKKGALYNEVYLSFVKEFVYDADKPKMFEAGELNNIKAYLKNNKTYVTLFRSNVAGQIRYSEMKFVKVDDENEEPTAMVVAFANRDDEVSARFVHEKIMAEYEAILLCDLSNDTAREILPSKNVDFGNEQERNTCSYRASRMVQIVDSEYKEEWMRLASPQYIQRLLAYDDRRELLFKASIFKNPWISFVMQVVERRNGVATLVIMTFAAVDKKRAERIQLNKKIAEQKKELERNISIIEALSSEYTSVYYINLETEEITPYSMNKATANSFGETFKRNVKYSAAYSVYVDKFVSGIYKNRMLQAGSLKNIREQLATQKSFNTMYVNFLNRYCEMKFVKVGDSDHPKFAALGFADKDDVLRKEIQQQAVIQGLAEDFDLVCYIDTVSMHENVYRCTDVFTRIVPNWSDIHGFGERLNVIKDKFVCEEERETFFAMTRREVILENLKNKNAYYVNFKANVFGHVEYWQIKFVLTATNPVQIVAGFHSVDEETRKQKKDQEALERALQMANSASRAKTTFLNNMSHDIRTPMNAIIGFTGLAAEHIDNKEQVADYLSKIGQSSEHLLALINDVLDMSRIESGKMNITARPERLSDIIHTLKGIVLSDVRNRKQQFFVELENVHNEMIFCDKLRLNQVLLNVVSNAIKYTPKNGLITMNVKELSAESGYGVYEFLVKDNGIGMSEAFLKQIFDPFTRVNSSTVSGIQGTGLGMSITKNIIDMMGGTIKVSSEENFGTEVLMTFKFKLCEDSESTLETRKFKGLHCLVVNDRPNICRTVDASLKGEGLRYDFCTSDAGALECVEKSRTAKDDYQLILIDWNVQEMRGIQITRKLRKVIGPKTPIVVLTSYDWLDIEKEALEAGVTSFFAKPLFPSDLRRMLEKFCGNSSEISLESDSALKTLSNQPQTYDFTGRKVMLVEDNELNCEIATEILEDRGIEVTAMERGDLAVEKLKYSSVKYDAILMDIQMPGIDGYEAARRIRNLENRGVANVPIIAMTANAFEEDKRAALESGMNDHVAKPVDVNVLCATLARFFK, encoded by the coding sequence ATGATAAATAAAGACGTAAATCAACAATCCTGGATTGAAAAAAGTAATGCAATCATCGATTCCATCGCTGATGAATTTGACTGTGTTTGCTATGTCGATTTGGCAAAAAATCTAGATGAAGATGATGTCGATATTTTCCATGCGAGCCAGTTCTTGGTTGCCCATGTACCCGCTCTCCGTGGAGAGCGCAATCTCCGTAAGCGGTTTAAGCTCATTTGCGATAATTTCGTTTGCTCCGAAGATCGTGATGATTTTCGTGAACGAACCCGTCGCGAAGTGATTGCGCAAAATCTTGAAAAAGCCACTCAATATATAGTCCCGTTTAGATGTGAACTGGATGGTGCCGAAGTCTATTTCCAGATGAACTTCTTTGCCGACCGCGACAAGTCCGGCATGCTTAAGGGCTTTGTGCTCCGCTTGCGCAATGTGGACCGCGACATCCGTTCCAAGCAGCGCTACGAACTTGAACGCCACCTCAACGAAAATATCGTCATGAAGTTTGGCGAAAAGGTGGAGTCCGTTTTTGTCTTCAATCCGACAAAAAAGACATTCAGGACTTTGTATTGCAAGGACGAACTCAAAGGTCTTTTTCCGGCCGAGGGCAAGCTCAATGGAATAGGTGGGCTTGTTGTTATGGACGTCATTCATCCCGCTGATCGTGAGATGATGATGAAAGGCCTTGACATAAACAATGTCCTTGACCGCCTTTCTCGTGAGCGTAGTTTCCGCTACCTGTTCCGTGATATTGCTCATGGTTATGCCCGCTGGTACGAAGCGCGCGTGATGCGCTTTGATATCGGTGACGATAATGAATTTTTGGTGGGCTTTGTCAACAAGAACGATGAAGTCATCAATAAAAAAATCAACGAAAAAGTCAGTGAAGAATTTGCAAACATTGACCTTATCAACTTGGAAGAGAATATCATACAGGTTGTTCGCAGGTCAAAGTATTACAATGGCGTAAAAGAAAAGGATATTATTCCTTTTGAAGTCGGCTTCAAGAACGCGTCTGCATTTGTTCATGAGGAATTCAGGGAACAGTGGAATGAGTTTGGAAGTATTGAAAACTTGAAACGTATTTTTGCGACTACAGATAGCCGGGAAATTGTTTTCAAGCATTTGACGGGTGACGGCTCGTATTTTTGGTGTCGCAACGTATTCCGTGTCCTGGATAGGATTGACGGTGTCCCGGTAACGCTTGTCATGACGGCCACGGTTGTGGATAGGGACCAGTCCGAAAGGCTCAGCCTAAACGAAAAGCTCGTGCAGCAGAAAAAGGAACTGGAAATCAACCTTTCGATTATCGACGTGCTTGCGTCGGAATATTCTTCGGTGATGTATGTGAACCTCATGACCAAAGAGGTGATTCCATATTCCATGAACGAGTTGTCGCAGCGTTATTATGAGACGATGATAAAAAAGGGTGCGCTCTACAATGAAGTGTACCTGAGCTTTGTAAAAGAATTTGTTTATGACGCCGATAAGCCAAAAATGTTTGAGGCTGGTGAACTCAACAACATCAAGGCCTACCTTAAGAACAATAAGACCTATGTGACGTTGTTCCGTTCGAATGTTGCGGGGCAAATCCGCTACAGCGAAATGAAGTTCGTGAAGGTCGATGATGAAAATGAAGAGCCGACGGCAATGGTGGTCGCCTTTGCAAACCGTGATGACGAGGTTAGCGCACGCTTTGTTCACGAAAAGATTATGGCGGAGTACGAGGCGATTCTCCTTTGCGACTTGTCGAACGATACGGCCCGTGAAATTTTGCCCTCGAAAAATGTTGATTTTGGCAACGAGCAAGAGCGCAATACATGTTCTTATCGCGCTAGCCGAATGGTGCAGATTGTCGATAGCGAATACAAGGAAGAATGGATGCGCCTTGCAAGCCCGCAGTATATCCAGCGTCTCCTTGCTTACGATGACCGTCGCGAATTGCTCTTTAAGGCTTCGATTTTCAAGAACCCGTGGATAAGCTTTGTGATGCAGGTCGTGGAACGCCGCAATGGCGTTGCGACTCTTGTGATTATGACGTTTGCCGCAGTGGACAAGAAACGTGCCGAAAGGATTCAGCTGAACAAAAAAATTGCGGAACAGAAAAAGGAACTGGAACGCAATATTTCCATTATCGAAGCGCTATCGTCTGAATACACGTCGGTGTACTACATCAATCTCGAAACCGAAGAAATTACGCCTTATTCCATGAATAAGGCAACGGCGAACTCGTTTGGCGAAACGTTCAAACGAAATGTCAAGTATTCGGCAGCGTACTCTGTCTATGTCGACAAGTTTGTGAGCGGCATCTATAAGAATCGCATGCTCCAGGCGGGTTCTCTCAAGAATATCCGCGAGCAGCTTGCCACCCAGAAAAGCTTTAATACGATGTACGTGAACTTCCTCAATCGCTATTGCGAGATGAAGTTCGTGAAGGTGGGCGATTCGGACCATCCGAAATTTGCGGCGCTTGGTTTTGCCGACAAGGATGACGTGCTCCGCAAGGAAATCCAGCAACAGGCGGTGATTCAAGGCCTTGCCGAAGACTTTGACTTGGTGTGCTATATTGATACTGTTTCCATGCATGAAAACGTGTACCGCTGTACGGATGTCTTTACGCGAATTGTCCCGAATTGGTCGGATATTCATGGTTTTGGTGAACGTCTCAATGTCATTAAGGACAAGTTTGTTTGTGAAGAAGAACGTGAAACGTTCTTTGCCATGACTCGTCGAGAGGTTATTCTTGAAAACCTCAAAAACAAGAACGCCTATTACGTGAACTTCAAGGCGAATGTCTTTGGACACGTTGAATATTGGCAAATCAAGTTTGTGCTGACTGCAACGAACCCGGTGCAGATTGTGGCGGGTTTCCATAGCGTTGACGAAGAAACTCGCAAGCAGAAGAAAGACCAGGAAGCTTTGGAACGGGCGCTACAGATGGCAAATTCTGCAAGCCGTGCAAAGACGACATTCCTCAACAACATGAGCCACGATATCCGTACGCCGATGAACGCTATTATCGGGTTTACGGGCCTTGCGGCAGAGCATATCGACAACAAGGAACAGGTCGCTGATTACCTCTCGAAAATCGGGCAGTCTTCGGAACACTTGCTTGCTCTTATTAACGATGTGCTCGATATGAGCCGCATCGAATCGGGCAAGATGAACATTACCGCCCGTCCGGAACGCCTTTCGGATATTATCCACACGCTTAAGGGAATTGTGCTTTCGGATGTCCGCAATCGCAAACAGCAGTTCTTTGTGGAACTTGAAAACGTTCACAATGAAATGATTTTCTGTGACAAGTTGCGCTTGAATCAGGTTCTGTTAAACGTTGTTTCCAATGCCATCAAGTACACGCCGAAAAATGGACTCATTACGATGAATGTCAAGGAATTGTCGGCTGAATCGGGCTATGGCGTTTATGAGTTCCTGGTGAAAGATAACGGCATCGGCATGAGCGAAGCATTCCTGAAGCAGATTTTCGATCCGTTTACCCGCGTGAATTCTTCGACGGTGAGCGGCATTCAGGGCACAGGTCTTGGCATGTCCATCACGAAGAATATCATTGACATGATGGGCGGTACGATTAAGGTTTCGAGTGAAGAAAATTTTGGCACCGAAGTCTTGATGACGTTCAAGTTTAAACTTTGCGAAGATTCTGAATCGACTCTTGAAACCAGAAAGTTCAAGGGCTTGCATTGCCTCGTCGTTAATGACCGACCGAATATTTGCAGAACCGTTGACGCGTCTTTGAAAGGCGAAGGCTTGCGCTATGATTTCTGCACATCGGATGCAGGCGCTCTCGAATGTGTCGAAAAATCCCGCACTGCAAAGGATGATTACCAGCTGATTTTGATTGACTGGAACGTGCAGGAGATGAGGGGCATTCAGATTACGCGTAAGCTCCGCAAGGTGATTGGGCCGAAAACGCCGATTGTGGTGCTCACCTCTTATGACTGGCTCGACATTGAAAAAGAAGCGCTTGAAGCGGGCGTGACCTCGTTCTTTGCAAAGCCCTTGTTCCCCTCGGATTTAAGGCGAATGCTCGAAAAGTTCTGTGGGAATTCTTCGGAAATTTCGCTGGAATCTGATTCTGCGTTGAAGACGCTTTCGAATCAGCCCCAAACGTATGACTTTACGGGTCGCAAGGTCATGCTTGTTGAAGATAACGAACTCAACTGTGAAATTGCAACGGAAATTCTGGAAGACCGCGGCATAGAAGTGACGGCAATGGAACGCGGCGACTTGGCTGTAGAAAAACTCAAGTATTCGTCTGTCAAGTACGATGCGATTTTGATGGATATCCAGATGCCGGGTATCGATGGTTATGAGGCGGCTCGCCGGATTCGTAACCTAGAAAACAGGGGAGTCGCGAATGTGCCGATTATTGCGATGACTGCAAACGCATTTGAAGAAGACAAGCGCGCTGCCTTAGAATCGGGTATGAACGACCATGTGGCAAAACCCGTGGATGTAAACGTCCTCTGCGCTACCCTCGCCAGGTTCTTTAAATAG
- a CDS encoding exodeoxyribonuclease V subunit gamma, producing MLYLKFALNLENLADELIEAVYNAWTNPFEAPAVLFPDPKLEQWFRLKWVQKKKSLVGFNSMMIDRFLMEILIGDNPHKQKLNSDMLRNVILAYLVKETNGTPNYMQMDDEVKRYLVIDGTLDETHLFDFASKIASLFLEYETSRPSDFIRGVDGKSAPGILDKWKQGQLDDFFGIANHDIAKREAWQRKLYSAIFHAHDGKQSLLSEVFENEAKRKGIERTEYMTIPYLYIACHDKNGNVQFHTEHMGNTPLFIFGLGGMGQFYRVILQKYAETHDVYAYIQNPCMEFWEDTSTVHKHDATIHRNWISRSGQWSDKSGNIDSVRAKMSVGISDAGESNDVDDIPEYTSAEAEAENTLLCNWGRSGRDNIKLWCQAANYDFDFSTSDASELPHDTLLHKVQYAIANRINTLPDFTASDCKSKDFSLDVTAAPTKIREVEALHTSICKLMQEGARVSDILVVSPALDDYRTAIKTIFDQTPEKKKYASENDKDGFLHIPFAIVDSPARSSQTENVLDNLFSILEQGTITRPTFFALLRNPVVQQTRHISEDDVNNWESWIEETNVYRDREHKKEDWLGGVRRLLLAKMTKNPVEYSHGDSSETLMPYADMATSDSRSLCKFVECIESLKKWMKFAGCDGNKVENREVSSEKKVADLNKLSDFISEWITMSGAPDGFASETIIVNNVMQAIEGLRNQMDAELESISWKVVKQTLLTAAQSSAYSCGTLFVNGITFMNFIPNRIIPVKHLFFIGGDSMNFPGAKQHNTLDLRKSCRPWPGDDSPIAKRRYAFLCQLMSTSESFHVSYVNQDIRKDAELYPTSVVNDIRKFLVNAINCDQNIAPAKKIGLSEAWPENKISLDETRDFTELFTQKSLRNKRAFLNMMQDGFAHVNPATGAMQSADEDVAVKLPERVPLYMLSDFLKDPFEFRISQMLVASESDDPEKELFEPIHFEPLQKSALLKMMVAAELSHKSEELEKFKKESALKGNMPDGIFGEKLLAEMESQKNLILAKMGKNLVSQIKESWSYQAKIQDIQIDRGTDSKWTLSGTLDWCDSENLDNISEMITVSSSYSKTTLDKFLSPYVKALAVIAQRASTLDANAEQTVKISIYNTEATAEPSTATVSMTPQKATETLQEIYTAAFGNETERPYSKAVPASLLDTQGITNIRAFKDKLLDCWKYFDKKSLFDPITDVGFEANNFTNQWSEAIRKMRSLMQITVTENAKKRKA from the coding sequence ATGCTATACCTGAAATTCGCGCTGAACCTTGAAAACCTCGCCGATGAACTGATCGAGGCGGTATACAATGCATGGACAAACCCATTTGAGGCCCCTGCCGTCCTATTTCCGGACCCAAAACTGGAACAATGGTTCAGGCTAAAATGGGTACAGAAAAAAAAGTCCCTCGTCGGATTCAACTCGATGATGATCGACCGATTCCTCATGGAAATCCTCATCGGCGATAATCCGCACAAGCAAAAGCTGAATTCCGATATGCTCCGAAATGTGATTCTCGCGTACCTCGTCAAAGAGACGAACGGCACGCCGAACTACATGCAGATGGACGACGAAGTCAAGCGCTATCTGGTCATCGACGGAACGCTCGACGAGACGCACCTTTTTGATTTTGCAAGCAAGATAGCATCGCTGTTCTTGGAATACGAAACAAGCAGGCCGAGCGATTTCATTCGCGGTGTTGACGGGAAGTCTGCGCCGGGCATTCTCGATAAGTGGAAGCAAGGGCAATTGGATGATTTTTTTGGAATAGCAAACCACGATATTGCAAAGCGTGAAGCCTGGCAACGCAAGCTGTACTCCGCCATTTTCCACGCCCACGACGGAAAACAATCTCTGCTTTCTGAAGTATTCGAAAACGAAGCGAAGCGCAAGGGTATTGAACGCACGGAATACATGACGATTCCGTACCTCTACATTGCATGCCACGACAAAAATGGCAATGTCCAATTCCACACGGAACACATGGGCAACACGCCGCTATTCATTTTTGGCCTTGGCGGCATGGGCCAGTTCTACCGCGTGATTTTGCAGAAGTACGCCGAAACGCACGACGTTTACGCCTACATCCAGAACCCCTGTATGGAATTCTGGGAAGACACTTCAACCGTTCACAAGCATGACGCAACGATTCACCGAAACTGGATTTCTCGCAGTGGACAGTGGAGCGACAAGAGCGGGAACATCGACAGCGTCCGCGCAAAGATGTCTGTCGGCATCTCGGATGCGGGCGAAAGCAACGACGTCGACGACATCCCCGAATACACAAGCGCAGAAGCGGAAGCCGAAAATACACTGCTCTGCAACTGGGGACGTTCCGGCCGCGACAACATCAAGCTCTGGTGCCAAGCCGCCAATTACGATTTCGACTTCAGCACGAGCGATGCAAGCGAGCTCCCACACGATACGCTTTTGCACAAGGTGCAGTACGCAATTGCAAACCGCATCAACACATTGCCCGACTTTACCGCAAGCGACTGCAAATCAAAAGATTTTAGCCTTGATGTGACCGCAGCGCCAACCAAAATTCGCGAAGTCGAAGCGCTCCACACGAGCATCTGCAAGCTCATGCAAGAAGGCGCTCGCGTGAGCGACATTCTCGTCGTATCGCCCGCACTGGACGATTACCGCACCGCCATCAAGACGATTTTCGACCAGACGCCCGAAAAGAAAAAATACGCCAGCGAAAACGACAAGGACGGATTTTTGCACATCCCGTTTGCGATTGTCGATTCACCTGCCAGAAGTTCGCAGACCGAAAACGTATTGGACAACTTGTTCTCGATTTTGGAACAGGGCACCATTACACGCCCGACATTCTTTGCGCTGTTGCGCAATCCGGTTGTTCAGCAGACGCGCCACATCAGCGAAGACGATGTAAACAATTGGGAAAGCTGGATTGAAGAGACGAACGTCTACCGCGACCGCGAGCACAAAAAAGAGGACTGGCTCGGCGGCGTTCGCCGTTTGCTCCTTGCGAAAATGACGAAGAATCCCGTCGAATATTCACACGGGGATTCTAGCGAAACGCTCATGCCGTATGCCGACATGGCGACAAGCGACAGTCGCTCGCTTTGCAAGTTTGTGGAATGCATCGAATCACTCAAGAAGTGGATGAAATTCGCAGGTTGCGACGGAAACAAAGTCGAGAATCGCGAAGTTTCGAGCGAAAAGAAGGTCGCGGACCTCAACAAGCTCAGTGATTTCATCAGCGAATGGATCACGATGTCAGGCGCTCCCGACGGTTTCGCCAGCGAAACGATTATCGTCAACAACGTGATGCAAGCCATCGAAGGTCTCCGCAACCAGATGGATGCCGAACTCGAAAGCATCTCGTGGAAGGTCGTCAAGCAGACGCTTCTCACCGCCGCACAGTCATCCGCTTACAGTTGCGGAACGCTTTTCGTCAACGGCATCACGTTCATGAACTTCATCCCGAACCGCATTATTCCCGTAAAGCACTTGTTCTTTATCGGCGGCGATTCCATGAACTTTCCGGGCGCAAAACAGCACAACACGCTAGACCTCCGCAAGTCTTGCCGCCCGTGGCCGGGCGACGATTCGCCTATTGCCAAGCGCCGTTACGCGTTCCTTTGCCAGCTCATGAGCACAAGCGAAAGTTTCCACGTGAGCTACGTGAATCAGGACATCCGCAAGGACGCCGAACTTTACCCGACCTCCGTCGTGAACGACATCCGAAAGTTTTTGGTCAATGCCATTAATTGCGATCAGAACATCGCGCCCGCAAAGAAAATCGGGCTTTCTGAAGCGTGGCCCGAGAACAAGATTTCGCTGGACGAGACCCGAGACTTTACGGAACTATTCACGCAAAAGAGCCTCCGCAACAAACGCGCATTCTTGAACATGATGCAGGACGGATTTGCGCACGTGAACCCTGCAACTGGCGCCATGCAATCTGCAGACGAAGACGTCGCCGTCAAATTGCCCGAACGCGTTCCGCTGTATATGCTCAGCGACTTTTTGAAAGACCCGTTCGAATTCCGCATCAGCCAAATGCTTGTCGCCTCCGAATCTGATGACCCAGAAAAGGAACTGTTCGAGCCGATACATTTTGAACCGCTACAAAAGAGCGCCCTCCTCAAAATGATGGTTGCCGCAGAACTTTCCCACAAGTCCGAAGAGCTTGAAAAATTCAAGAAGGAATCCGCGCTTAAAGGCAACATGCCCGACGGAATCTTTGGCGAAAAACTTCTTGCCGAAATGGAATCGCAAAAGAACTTGATTCTTGCAAAAATGGGAAAAAATCTCGTTTCACAAATCAAAGAATCCTGGAGCTATCAGGCAAAAATTCAGGACATTCAAATTGACCGCGGTACCGATAGCAAGTGGACACTTTCGGGAACGCTCGACTGGTGCGATAGCGAAAATCTCGACAACATTTCCGAGATGATTACCGTTTCATCGTCTTACAGCAAGACGACTTTGGACAAGTTCTTATCGCCTTACGTCAAGGCGCTAGCCGTCATTGCACAAAGGGCAAGCACTCTCGACGCAAACGCAGAACAGACTGTAAAGATTTCCATCTACAATACCGAAGCTACCGCAGAACCCTCGACCGCGACGGTCTCCATGACACCGCAAAAGGCGACCGAAACATTGCAAGAAATCTACACCGCTGCATTCGGTAACGAAACAGAGCGCCCTTATTCCAAGGCCGTTCCCGCCAGCTTGCTCGACACACAGGGCATTACAAATATCCGCGCGTTCAAGGACAAGCTTTTAGACTGCTGGAAATATTTCGACAAGAAATCGCTTTTCGACCCCATCACCGATGTCGGTTTTGAAGCCAATAACTTTACAAACCAGTGGAGTGAGGCGATAAGGAAAATGCGCAGCCTCATGCAAATTACAGTCACCGAAAACGCAAAGAAAAGGAAGGCATAA